One region of Nevskia ramosa DSM 11499 genomic DNA includes:
- a CDS encoding fused DSP-PTPase phosphatase/NAD kinase-like protein, translating to MSRRTAVLPPEVPLLSFGQRIRAWLNMLFVDHSIFRFIYNTRMAVTPELHRCGHPMPYQLRGAQRAGIKTVLSLRGNETHLGSNQLEWDTCKRIGLNLVHFPIGSRSAPQRDEVLEIINLLETLPKPLLIHCKSGADRAGMVSTIWQLLRGESFDTAMRQLDFWRHGHIKAAKTGVLDQLFYTYRDHVAAHPGTTFPDWVANHYDPVAVTASFKSNFWANQLVDRILRRE from the coding sequence ATGAGCCGTCGCACTGCCGTGCTGCCGCCGGAAGTCCCGCTGTTGAGCTTCGGCCAGCGCATTCGTGCCTGGCTCAACATGCTGTTCGTCGATCACTCGATCTTCCGCTTCATCTACAACACGCGGATGGCAGTCACGCCGGAACTGCATCGCTGCGGTCACCCGATGCCCTACCAGTTGCGCGGCGCGCAGCGTGCCGGCATCAAGACCGTGCTCAGCCTGCGCGGCAACGAAACGCACCTGGGCTCGAATCAGCTCGAATGGGATACCTGCAAGCGGATCGGCCTGAATCTCGTCCATTTCCCGATCGGCTCGCGCAGCGCGCCGCAGCGCGATGAAGTGCTGGAGATCATCAACCTGCTCGAAACCCTGCCGAAGCCGCTGCTGATCCACTGCAAGTCCGGCGCGGACCGCGCCGGCATGGTGTCGACGATCTGGCAGTTGCTGCGCGGCGAAAGCTTCGACACCGCGATGCGCCAACTCGATTTCTGGCGCCACGGTCACATCAAGGCGGCGAAGACCGGCGTGCTCGATCAGCTGTTCTATACCTACCGCGATCACGTGGCCGCGCATCCGGGCACCACGTTCCCGGACTGGGTGGCGAACCATTACGACCCGGTAGCGGTGACCGCCTCGTTCAAGTCGAACTTCTGGGCCAACCAGCTCGTCGATCGCATCCTGCGTCGCGAATAA
- a CDS encoding Maf family protein has product MSLINSEFPLILASGSRYRASLLARLGLPFMAMPSDADESRQPGETPLQLAERLALAKARVLSRQHPERWVLGSDQVAALGDTVLGKPGNRERAIAQLQAQAGNTVSFITAVTLLHEASGRVLRHVDHTRVRFRQLSDAEIERYLDAEPAYDCAGSFKSEGLGISLVEAIDSEDATGLVGLPLIAVRRMLAEAGCALP; this is encoded by the coding sequence ATGTCTCTGATCAATTCAGAATTTCCGCTGATTCTTGCGTCTGGTTCCCGCTACCGCGCCAGCCTTCTGGCCCGCCTCGGCCTGCCGTTCATGGCGATGCCATCGGATGCCGATGAGAGCCGCCAGCCCGGCGAGACACCGTTGCAGCTCGCGGAGCGGCTGGCCCTCGCCAAGGCGCGCGTGCTGTCGCGTCAGCACCCGGAGCGCTGGGTACTCGGCTCGGATCAGGTCGCCGCTCTGGGTGACACCGTGCTCGGCAAACCCGGCAATCGCGAACGGGCGATCGCGCAATTGCAGGCGCAGGCCGGGAACACCGTGAGCTTCATCACCGCAGTCACGCTGCTCCACGAAGCCAGCGGCCGGGTACTGCGCCACGTCGATCACACCCGCGTGCGCTTCCGGCAATTGAGCGATGCCGAGATCGAACGCTATCTGGACGCCGAACCGGCCTACGACTGCGCCGGCAGCTTCAAGAGCGAAGGTCTGGGCATCTCGCTGGTCGAAGCGATCGACAGCGAAGACGCCACTGGCCTGGTCGGCCTGCCGCTGATCGCCGTGCGGCGGATGCTCGCAGAAGCGGGCTGCGCCTTACCGTAG
- the plsX gene encoding phosphate acyltransferase PlsX, translated as MNAPILLALDAMSGDHGHRIVVEAALRALDEHRRLSLILVGDEETLRKALVAHRHIDDPRLTIQHASEVVAMDEAPSKALRGKKDSSMRVAVDLVKQKRAQAAVSAGNTGALMAIAKFVLKTLPGIDRPAIISPLPTVKGATHVLDLGANAACTSEQLFQFAVMGSALVTALNGIERPRVALLNIGEEEIKGNETIKQAAAMISASKLNYCGFIEGDGIFLHPADVVVCDGFVGNVALKAGEGVAKLVGHFMREEFTRNAGTKLVGLIARSVLRALAKRMDPRRYNGASLVGLNGNVIKSHGGADALAFANAITVAMRAVEHDVPARISSLLAEALSAQPKSIPV; from the coding sequence ATGAACGCGCCGATCCTGCTGGCCCTTGACGCGATGAGCGGTGACCACGGTCACCGCATCGTCGTGGAAGCGGCCCTGCGGGCGCTGGACGAACATCGCCGCCTGAGCCTGATCCTGGTCGGTGATGAAGAAACCCTGCGCAAAGCGCTGGTCGCGCATCGTCACATCGACGATCCCCGGCTGACGATCCAGCACGCCTCGGAAGTGGTGGCGATGGACGAGGCGCCGTCGAAGGCGCTGCGCGGCAAGAAGGATTCGTCGATGCGGGTCGCGGTTGACCTGGTCAAGCAGAAGCGTGCCCAGGCTGCCGTCTCGGCCGGCAATACCGGCGCGCTGATGGCAATTGCCAAATTCGTGCTGAAGACGCTGCCGGGCATCGATCGTCCGGCCATCATTTCGCCGTTGCCGACGGTCAAGGGTGCTACCCATGTGCTCGACCTCGGAGCCAATGCCGCCTGCACCTCCGAACAGCTGTTCCAGTTCGCGGTGATGGGTTCGGCGCTGGTCACCGCGCTGAACGGCATCGAGCGGCCTCGGGTCGCCTTGCTGAACATCGGCGAGGAAGAGATCAAGGGCAACGAGACGATCAAGCAGGCGGCGGCGATGATCTCGGCGTCGAAGCTGAACTACTGCGGCTTCATCGAAGGCGATGGCATCTTCCTGCACCCGGCCGATGTCGTGGTCTGCGATGGCTTCGTCGGCAATGTCGCGCTGAAAGCCGGCGAGGGCGTGGCCAAGCTGGTCGGCCATTTCATGCGCGAGGAATTCACTCGCAATGCTGGTACCAAGCTGGTGGGGCTCATTGCCCGCTCGGTGCTGCGCGCACTGGCCAAGCGCATGGATCCGCGCCGCTACAATGGTGCCAGTCTGGTCGGCCTCAACGGCAACGTGATCAAGAGCCACGGCGGCGCCGATGCGCTGGCCTTCGCCAATGCCATCACGGTGGCGATGCGGGCCGTCGAGCACGACGTGCCGGCGCGCATCTCCAGCCTGCTGGCCGAAGCCCTGAGCGCCCAGCCGAAGTCCATACCGGTCTAG
- the kdsB gene encoding 3-deoxy-manno-octulosonate cytidylyltransferase, with the protein MSGFRIVIPARLGSTRLPRKVLRTLAGKPLVQWTWEAACQVAGPESVVIATDDVEVLAACTAFGATVRMTDPAHQSGTDRVNEIATAAGWDDAQIVVNLQGDEPLMPVAMIVEAAKLLADDASADIATLCHPLHALEDWLNPNFVKVVRAANGHALYFSRAPIPWKREGTSLTSPLPAGLAFRHIGLYAYRVGALRRFSALPTSPLENYEALEQLRALEAGLRIAVGVSDVPPPRGVDTEADLAAVAAVLESRA; encoded by the coding sequence ATGTCCGGATTCCGCATCGTCATCCCGGCCCGGCTCGGCTCCACACGTTTGCCGCGCAAGGTGTTGCGCACGCTCGCCGGCAAGCCGCTGGTGCAATGGACCTGGGAAGCGGCCTGCCAGGTCGCCGGTCCGGAGTCCGTGGTGATCGCCACCGACGATGTCGAAGTGCTGGCCGCCTGCACGGCGTTCGGTGCCACGGTGCGGATGACGGATCCAGCGCATCAGTCCGGCACCGATCGGGTCAACGAGATCGCCACAGCCGCGGGCTGGGACGACGCTCAGATCGTCGTCAACCTGCAGGGCGATGAGCCGCTGATGCCGGTGGCGATGATCGTCGAAGCGGCGAAGCTGCTGGCCGATGATGCGAGTGCCGATATCGCCACGCTCTGCCATCCGCTGCATGCGCTGGAAGACTGGCTGAATCCGAATTTCGTCAAGGTGGTCCGTGCTGCCAACGGCCATGCGCTGTATTTCTCGCGCGCGCCGATTCCCTGGAAGCGGGAAGGGACCAGCCTGACGTCGCCGCTGCCGGCGGGCCTCGCGTTCCGCCACATTGGCCTGTATGCGTATCGGGTCGGTGCGCTGCGCCGCTTCAGCGCGCTGCCAACTTCGCCGCTGGAAAACTACGAAGCGCTGGAACAACTGCGTGCGCTTGAAGCCGGGCTGCGGATCGCGGTCGGCGTGTCCGATGTGCCGCCGCCGCGCGGTGTCGATACCGAGGCCGATCTGGCCGCAGTTGCCGCCGTACTGGAGTCGCGCGCATGA
- the rpmF gene encoding 50S ribosomal protein L32, whose translation MAVAKSKKSRSRRGMRRAHDALSAPTLSVDSTSGETHLRHHVTADGFYRGKRVIEMKTVEVAEEA comes from the coding sequence ATGGCTGTCGCAAAATCAAAGAAGTCCCGTTCCCGCCGTGGCATGCGCCGCGCCCATGATGCGCTGAGCGCGCCGACCCTTTCGGTCGACTCGACCTCGGGCGAAACGCATCTGCGTCATCACGTCACTGCCGACGGTTTCTACCGTGGCAAGCGCGTGATCGAGATGAAGACGGTCGAAGTCGCGGAAGAAGCCTGA
- a CDS encoding YceD family protein — MNEPVKKTAQRILPLHAKVSSALTREASYAGSLPVSRLERLKQALADLHDTPQTDLQIELQLRRDKTRAPKLEGRVRGELTMTCQRCLKPFQFVLDAAIDLRLVFNEEEENRVLKDAEPYLVEDDQLPFHVIVEEEVLLALPFSARCERDDCTPL, encoded by the coding sequence ATGAACGAACCGGTCAAGAAAACTGCGCAGCGCATTCTGCCCCTGCACGCCAAGGTATCGAGCGCGCTGACGCGCGAGGCGAGCTACGCCGGCAGTCTGCCGGTGTCGCGGCTGGAACGTCTGAAGCAGGCGCTGGCGGATCTCCACGACACGCCGCAGACCGATCTGCAGATCGAGTTGCAGTTGCGTCGTGACAAGACCCGCGCGCCGAAGCTGGAAGGGCGGGTGCGCGGCGAGCTGACAATGACCTGCCAGCGCTGCCTGAAGCCGTTCCAGTTCGTGCTCGATGCGGCGATCGATCTGCGCCTGGTGTTCAACGAGGAAGAGGAAAACCGGGTGCTGAAGGACGCCGAGCCTTATCTCGTCGAGGACGATCAGCTGCCGTTTCACGTCATCGTCGAAGAGGAAGTGCTGCTGGCGCTGCCGTTCTCGGCGCGCTGCGAACGGGACGATTGCACGCCGCTCTGA
- a CDS encoding RluA family pseudouridine synthase, translating into MAASKPKPGAKSELRKSDRTARPSAPRYMTAKSSAPKAASPGRDGQRPASSRDGDFSPRPTSRPPTRSTVRSADRTIAAKPASGPAATKRAGKPKSTPKFTRENRPGKAVEAAADKELLPTVVVHMTITANEDGQRVDNYLMKCLPGVPKSHIYLILRSGQVRVDGGRVKPDRKLALGEEVRIPPVRLAEKSEQIRAPDAVLNRLREAIVYEDEHYLAICKPAGLASHGGTGIAYGVIEAARGWGKYDFLELAHRLDRDTSGLLLLAKSRVGLLRAQRAFREGLADKRYFALIVGRLQGGARDVDAALVKRSIPGGERFIDIDEEDGKPSKSRFVPQAHYKDATLCEVHIYSGRTHQIRVHALALGHPVAGDRKYGLRDDQKPIRDLGLRRMFLHSHFLQLPADGEFGKLILNAPMTEELRQFLEVLGPGR; encoded by the coding sequence ATGGCGGCGTCGAAGCCGAAGCCGGGCGCGAAGTCCGAGCTGCGCAAGTCCGATCGGACCGCGCGCCCGAGCGCGCCGCGCTACATGACCGCCAAGAGCAGCGCCCCGAAAGCGGCGTCGCCAGGACGGGATGGCCAGCGGCCAGCCTCGTCGCGGGACGGCGACTTCAGTCCGCGGCCGACCTCGCGTCCGCCGACTCGATCAACGGTCAGGTCTGCAGACCGGACGATCGCCGCCAAGCCGGCGTCCGGCCCCGCCGCGACCAAGCGTGCAGGCAAGCCAAAGTCGACACCGAAATTCACCCGCGAAAATCGCCCGGGCAAGGCTGTCGAAGCAGCCGCCGACAAGGAGCTGCTGCCCACCGTCGTCGTCCACATGACGATCACCGCCAACGAGGACGGGCAACGGGTCGACAACTACCTGATGAAGTGCCTGCCGGGCGTGCCGAAATCGCACATCTATCTGATCCTGCGCTCCGGCCAGGTACGGGTCGATGGCGGCCGGGTCAAGCCGGATCGCAAGCTGGCGCTGGGCGAGGAAGTGCGCATTCCGCCGGTCCGTCTCGCCGAGAAGAGCGAGCAGATCCGTGCGCCGGACGCGGTGCTTAACCGCTTGCGTGAAGCGATCGTCTATGAGGACGAGCATTACCTGGCGATCTGCAAGCCGGCCGGTCTGGCTTCGCACGGCGGCACTGGCATCGCCTACGGCGTGATCGAAGCCGCGCGCGGCTGGGGCAAGTACGACTTCCTCGAACTCGCCCATCGTCTCGATCGCGATACCAGCGGCTTGTTGCTGCTGGCCAAGTCGCGTGTCGGTCTGCTCAGGGCCCAGCGCGCGTTCCGCGAAGGCCTGGCCGACAAGCGCTACTTCGCGCTGATCGTCGGCCGGCTGCAGGGCGGGGCGCGGGATGTCGACGCGGCTCTGGTCAAGCGCTCGATTCCGGGCGGCGAGCGGTTCATCGATATCGACGAGGAAGACGGCAAGCCGTCGAAGTCGCGCTTCGTGCCGCAGGCGCATTACAAGGATGCGACGCTCTGCGAAGTGCACATCTACTCCGGCCGCACTCACCAGATTCGCGTTCACGCGCTGGCGCTCGGTCATCCGGTGGCCGGCGATCGCAAGTACGGCCTGCGCGACGATCAGAAGCCGATCCGCGACCTGGGCCTGCGTCGCATGTTCCTGCACTCGCACTTCCTGCAGCTGCCGGCCGACGGCGAGTTCGGCAAGCTGATCCTCAACGCGCCGATGACCGAAGAGCTGCGGCAGTTCCTCGAGGTGCTGGGGCCGGGTCGCTGA
- a CDS encoding Rne/Rng family ribonuclease, producing the protein MKRILINATQREELRVGIVDGQKLYDLDIELASREQRKSNVYKGKITRVEPSLEACFVDYGAERHGFLPLKEIHKDYYRTTASGAGKGNMRELIAEGSEIIVQVEKEERGNKGAALTTYVSLAGRYLVLMPNNPKAGGISRRAEGEEREEAREALAALAIPDGMGIIVRTNGMGRSAPELQTDLDQLADTWGRIVSAAVELPAPFPLYKENNVVLRALRDYLRPDIGEVIVDNAEIYEEARAQMLRSMPAEQHKLKLYRDDIPLFSRYQVESQIESAHERMVRLPSGGSIVIDHTEALTAIDINSAKATGGGGIEETALQTNLEAADEIARQLRLRDLGGLIVIDFIDMNSSKNQRDVEKAVQLACDIDRARVQVGRLSRFGLLEMSRQRLRPSLSEHTQIACPRCEGRGQIRSVESLALAALRLIEEECMKDRTGRVIAQLPVDVATYLLNEKRGVIAELESRYMVVVTLVPNETLETPKYEITRIRADHLTLENNAGMSYRLPQDYKADARAALAGNGTPQQAPRGAGGEAAVKLVLPNAPAPLPLDAPDPVAPVAAPKHVPAPVAVMQPVASGGGFWNWLKGLFGGGKAEAPKQSDSHQQKSQRNGGQSQGQGQQRRDGGRGDGRREGGRPQDGQQRRDGANRDNGRSEGRGDGRNEGRGGEGRGQRPQQEGQQRRDGRGNNEGRDRNNEPRNGGGENGNRQARGEGRGEGRGDRGGQQQPRQPQNQPKQQNPRNQQPQANAGVASSDAEALPPVVIAAAAATVAAPMVSALSAAPETMDELLNSNTPVDGEAAALAQSEGQAPAGAAGEGREGGGRRGRRGRRGRGRGRNGEAGERNPNAAPGSEGEGDEGSEGDDNDGGLNQADDTSPMFDSAAIEARAGSDEPGYAPRRDQRPQRTEVVAEAAVVPETAPEAARETEDAIAAASIETPAAVETLTVLDAPIAVEPAVEQAAVDVSVIEAAPAAQVVEAPLSESAAPPFAVEFAEPVIAAAPVDVAPAIPVEVAVVEPIAEPVIEPIVEATIEPSPVAAPVVESEPSAAEPDLVTAAAPLAAEAEPVVVAVVEPAFVAAESAPPVAAEVEAPVVPPVVIIPAPAELVEAALAAATPAEKTGEKAEDAEKKPDATA; encoded by the coding sequence ATGAAAAGAATTCTGATCAACGCCACGCAGCGCGAGGAATTGCGCGTTGGCATCGTCGACGGACAAAAGCTTTACGACCTTGACATCGAACTGGCCTCGCGCGAGCAGCGCAAGTCCAACGTTTACAAAGGCAAGATCACCCGCGTCGAGCCCAGCCTCGAAGCCTGCTTCGTCGACTACGGCGCCGAGCGTCACGGCTTCCTGCCGCTGAAGGAAATCCACAAGGACTATTACCGGACCACCGCCAGCGGTGCCGGCAAGGGCAACATGCGGGAGCTGATCGCCGAAGGTTCGGAGATCATCGTCCAGGTCGAAAAGGAAGAACGCGGCAACAAGGGCGCGGCACTGACCACCTACGTCAGCCTCGCCGGCCGTTACCTGGTGCTGATGCCGAACAACCCGAAGGCCGGCGGCATTTCGCGCCGCGCAGAAGGCGAGGAACGCGAAGAAGCCCGCGAAGCACTCGCCGCGCTGGCGATTCCGGACGGCATGGGCATCATCGTCCGCACCAACGGCATGGGCCGTTCGGCGCCGGAACTGCAGACCGATCTCGATCAGCTCGCCGACACCTGGGGTCGCATCGTGTCCGCCGCCGTCGAACTGCCGGCACCGTTCCCGCTGTACAAGGAAAACAACGTCGTGCTGCGTGCACTGCGTGATTACCTGCGCCCGGACATCGGCGAGGTGATCGTCGACAACGCCGAAATCTACGAGGAAGCGCGGGCGCAGATGCTGCGCTCGATGCCGGCCGAGCAGCACAAGCTGAAGCTGTACCGCGACGACATCCCGCTGTTCTCGCGCTACCAGGTCGAAAGCCAGATCGAATCGGCGCACGAGCGCATGGTCCGCCTGCCGTCCGGCGGCTCGATCGTCATCGATCACACCGAAGCGCTGACCGCGATCGACATCAACTCGGCGAAGGCGACCGGCGGCGGCGGCATTGAAGAAACCGCGCTGCAGACCAATCTGGAAGCGGCCGACGAAATCGCCCGCCAGCTGCGTCTGCGCGATCTCGGCGGCCTGATCGTGATCGATTTCATCGACATGAACAGCTCGAAGAATCAGCGTGATGTCGAGAAGGCCGTGCAGCTCGCCTGCGATATCGACCGCGCCCGCGTCCAGGTCGGCCGCCTGAGCCGCTTCGGTCTGCTCGAAATGAGCCGCCAGCGCCTGCGCCCGTCGCTGTCCGAACACACCCAGATCGCCTGCCCGCGCTGCGAAGGCCGCGGCCAGATCCGCTCGGTCGAATCGCTGGCGCTCGCCGCCCTGCGTCTGATCGAAGAAGAGTGCATGAAGGACCGCACCGGCCGCGTGATCGCGCAGCTGCCGGTCGACGTTGCCACCTACCTGCTGAACGAGAAGCGCGGCGTCATCGCCGAGCTGGAATCGCGCTACATGGTGGTGGTCACCCTGGTGCCGAACGAGACGCTGGAAACGCCGAAGTACGAGATCACCCGGATTCGCGCCGATCATCTGACGCTCGAAAACAACGCCGGCATGAGCTATCGCCTGCCGCAGGACTACAAGGCCGACGCCCGTGCCGCACTGGCCGGCAACGGCACGCCGCAACAGGCGCCGCGTGGCGCCGGTGGTGAAGCCGCGGTGAAGCTGGTGCTGCCGAATGCGCCGGCCCCGCTGCCGCTCGACGCGCCGGATCCGGTTGCGCCGGTTGCAGCGCCGAAGCACGTGCCGGCGCCGGTCGCCGTGATGCAGCCGGTCGCCAGCGGCGGCGGTTTCTGGAACTGGCTGAAGGGTCTGTTCGGCGGCGGCAAGGCCGAGGCACCGAAGCAGTCCGACAGCCATCAGCAGAAATCGCAGCGCAACGGCGGCCAGTCTCAGGGCCAAGGCCAGCAGCGGCGCGATGGCGGTCGGGGCGATGGTCGCCGCGAAGGTGGCCGTCCGCAGGACGGTCAGCAGCGCCGTGACGGTGCCAATCGCGATAACGGGCGCAGTGAAGGGCGCGGTGATGGCCGCAACGAAGGTCGCGGCGGTGAAGGCCGTGGCCAGCGTCCGCAGCAGGAAGGTCAGCAGCGCCGTGACGGCCGTGGCAACAACGAAGGCCGCGATCGCAACAACGAGCCACGCAATGGCGGCGGCGAGAACGGCAATCGCCAGGCTCGCGGCGAGGGACGTGGTGAAGGACGTGGCGACCGTGGCGGCCAGCAGCAGCCCCGCCAGCCGCAGAATCAGCCGAAGCAGCAGAACCCGCGCAACCAGCAGCCGCAGGCTAACGCCGGTGTTGCGTCCAGCGATGCCGAAGCATTACCGCCAGTAGTCATTGCCGCTGCCGCTGCAACGGTCGCAGCGCCGATGGTCAGCGCGCTGTCGGCAGCACCGGAAACAATGGACGAATTGCTGAACAGCAACACACCGGTCGACGGCGAAGCCGCTGCCCTGGCGCAGAGCGAAGGCCAGGCTCCGGCCGGCGCGGCTGGAGAAGGACGTGAAGGCGGTGGCCGTCGTGGTCGCCGCGGTCGTCGCGGTCGCGGTCGTGGCCGCAACGGCGAGGCCGGCGAGCGCAATCCGAACGCCGCCCCTGGCAGCGAAGGTGAAGGCGACGAAGGCAGTGAAGGTGACGACAACGACGGCGGCTTGAACCAGGCCGACGATACCTCGCCGATGTTCGACTCGGCCGCGATCGAAGCGCGCGCCGGCAGCGACGAACCAGGCTACGCACCGCGTCGCGATCAGCGTCCGCAGCGGACCGAAGTCGTCGCCGAAGCAGCGGTCGTTCCGGAAACCGCCCCGGAAGCTGCCCGAGAGACTGAGGACGCTATTGCTGCTGCCTCGATCGAAACGCCAGCTGCGGTCGAAACGCTGACCGTGCTGGATGCGCCGATCGCGGTCGAACCCGCCGTCGAGCAGGCTGCTGTCGACGTTTCAGTCATCGAAGCAGCACCGGCAGCGCAGGTGGTCGAAGCGCCGTTGTCCGAATCCGCCGCGCCGCCGTTTGCCGTCGAATTCGCCGAGCCGGTGATTGCTGCCGCTCCCGTCGACGTTGCGCCGGCGATACCGGTTGAAGTGGCCGTGGTCGAGCCAATCGCCGAACCGGTTATCGAACCGATCGTCGAAGCCACGATCGAGCCGTCTCCGGTTGCAGCACCCGTGGTCGAAAGCGAGCCTTCAGCTGCCGAGCCGGATCTGGTCACCGCGGCCGCGCCGCTGGCTGCAGAAGCGGAGCCGGTCGTCGTCGCCGTGGTCGAACCTGCGTTCGTGGCAGCCGAGTCGGCGCCGCCGGTTGCTGCGGAAGTCGAAGCGCCGGTCGTGCCGCCGGTGGTCATCATCCCGGCTCCGGCCGAGCTGGTCGAAGCCGCGCTAGCCGCTGCGACGCCAGCCGAGAAGACTGGCGAGAAGGCCGAAGACGCGGAGAAGAAGCCCGACGCCACGGCCTGA
- a CDS encoding multidrug effflux MFS transporter, translating to MNRFRANPKLLAPLLAGMAMIGPFSIDAFFPAFHAIEAELGVTPAAMQQSLSLYLAAYAAMSLLHGPLSDAYGRRGVILWSMLLFAAATAGCALATSFEMLLCFRVLQGVFGGAGMVVGRAIIRDRFDGADAQRLMSQVSFIFGFAPAIAPIIGGFVLGAAGWRAIFWLLAGFTLFLVLASLAALPETHPRERRTRFALRPLLRTYRAVASDRRYLLLGFAAALNFGAIFTYISAAPSVVLSILHLSETEFAWLFVPIIGGMMSGSALSSRLAGKIDALRTVTIGFILMSIGAVLNLAGSLWLTPSVPWFVLPIGLIGMGVTLSFPTFTLLMLDRFPAVRGAAASVQATISLGVASIVSGVLSPLVSASPLGLACASTGLTISGYLLWRIYLRITPNCGPDVLSARLEPASTATPSST from the coding sequence GTGAACCGCTTCCGCGCCAATCCCAAACTTCTGGCGCCACTGCTCGCTGGCATGGCGATGATCGGGCCGTTCTCGATCGACGCCTTCTTCCCGGCCTTTCACGCGATCGAAGCCGAGCTCGGCGTGACGCCGGCGGCCATGCAGCAATCCCTGAGCCTGTATCTCGCGGCGTATGCGGCGATGTCGCTGCTGCATGGGCCGCTGTCCGATGCCTACGGCCGGCGCGGTGTGATCCTGTGGTCGATGCTGCTATTCGCGGCGGCCACTGCCGGCTGCGCGCTCGCCACCTCGTTCGAGATGCTGCTCTGCTTCCGCGTGCTGCAAGGCGTTTTCGGCGGTGCGGGCATGGTCGTCGGCCGGGCGATCATCCGCGATCGTTTCGACGGTGCCGATGCGCAGCGGCTGATGTCGCAGGTCAGCTTCATCTTCGGCTTCGCGCCGGCGATCGCGCCGATCATCGGCGGCTTCGTGCTCGGCGCAGCCGGCTGGCGAGCGATCTTCTGGCTGCTGGCCGGCTTCACCTTGTTTCTGGTCCTGGCCTCGCTGGCGGCGCTGCCGGAAACCCATCCGCGCGAACGGCGGACGCGATTCGCGCTGCGGCCGCTGCTGCGCACCTATCGCGCGGTGGCCAGTGATCGCCGCTATCTGCTGCTGGGTTTTGCCGCGGCACTGAACTTCGGCGCGATCTTCACCTACATCTCGGCAGCGCCCTCGGTAGTGCTCAGCATCCTGCATCTGAGCGAGACCGAATTCGCCTGGCTGTTCGTGCCGATCATCGGCGGCATGATGTCGGGCTCGGCGCTGTCGTCGCGGCTGGCCGGCAAGATCGACGCCTTAAGGACGGTGACGATCGGCTTCATCCTGATGAGCATCGGCGCGGTGCTGAATCTGGCCGGCAGCCTGTGGCTGACGCCGTCAGTGCCCTGGTTCGTGCTGCCGATCGGCCTGATCGGCATGGGCGTGACCCTGTCCTTCCCGACCTTCACCTTGCTGATGCTCGATCGCTTCCCGGCCGTGCGCGGCGCTGCTGCCTCGGTGCAGGCGACGATCAGCCTCGGGGTCGCGTCCATCGTATCGGGCGTGCTGTCGCCGCTGGTCAGCGCCTCGCCACTGGGGCTGGCCTGCGCGTCCACCGGCTTGACGATCAGCGGCTATCTGCTCTGGCGCATCTACCTGCGGATCACGCCGAACTGTGGCCCGGATGTGTTGAGTGCCCGGCTAGAACCGGCGTCGACGGCCACGCCGTCATCGACCTAG
- a CDS encoding HAD-IA family hydrolase, producing MSTYELLIFDWDGTLADSAGHIVSTTQKAILDLGLPPRENHQIAELIGLGLQDGMRRLYPEFDPNWVMAQLFAHRRESGLKIHSTPLFAGAVESLQALRGQGFRLAVATGKPRAGLDGAFDEHDVRSLFEISRCADETADKPHPLMLEEILRETGVAAGRALMIGDTEYDVAMAASIGMPALGVACGVHAPGRLLSGGAVAVIEDVSALPNWLLR from the coding sequence ATGTCCACTTACGAATTGCTGATCTTTGACTGGGACGGAACGCTCGCCGACTCCGCCGGCCACATCGTCAGCACCACACAGAAGGCGATTCTCGATCTCGGCCTGCCGCCGCGCGAGAACCATCAGATCGCCGAATTGATCGGCCTTGGGCTGCAGGACGGCATGCGCCGCCTGTATCCGGAGTTCGATCCGAACTGGGTGATGGCCCAGCTGTTCGCGCATCGCCGCGAGTCCGGGCTGAAGATTCATTCGACGCCGCTGTTCGCGGGCGCTGTCGAGTCGCTGCAGGCGCTGCGCGGGCAGGGCTTCCGGCTGGCGGTCGCCACCGGCAAGCCGCGCGCCGGGCTCGATGGTGCGTTCGACGAGCATGACGTCCGGTCGCTGTTCGAGATCAGTCGTTGCGCCGATGAAACCGCCGACAAGCCGCATCCGCTGATGCTCGAGGAGATCCTCCGCGAGACCGGTGTGGCGGCGGGCCGGGCGCTGATGATCGGCGATACCGAATACGACGTGGCGATGGCGGCCAGCATCGGCATGCCGGCGCTCGGCGTTGCCTGTGGTGTCCACGCGCCAGGGCGGTTGCTCTCGGGCGGTGCTGTCGCGGTAATCGAGGACGTCAGTGCGCTGCCGAACTGGTTGCTACGGTAA
- a CDS encoding Trm112 family protein: MDKRLLDILVCPVTKGPLTWHPDVQELWCKASRLAYPVRDGIPVMLEEEARHLREDELK; the protein is encoded by the coding sequence ATGGACAAGCGCTTGCTCGACATCCTCGTCTGCCCGGTCACCAAGGGTCCGCTGACCTGGCATCCGGACGTGCAGGAACTCTGGTGCAAGGCCTCGCGCCTCGCGTATCCGGTGCGCGACGGCATTCCGGTGATGCTCGAGGAAGAAGCGCGGCATCTGCGCGAAGACGAGCTGAAGTAA